One window of the Ammospiza caudacuta isolate bAmmCau1 chromosome 9, bAmmCau1.pri, whole genome shotgun sequence genome contains the following:
- the COMTD1 gene encoding catechol O-methyltransferase domain-containing protein 1: MPLVSVPKEVAVGTAMLGVAFAAGVLAGKRYPSFIFGTPSGKMGKNSPLRRYILDHSLREHPILKKLRLLTADHPHGRMMVSCEEAQLMANLAKLIKAKKVIEIGVFTGYNAVSMALLLPDDGQVIACDINEDYAKIGRPLWKEAGVEHKIDLRIKPAIQTLDELLANGEAETFDFAFIDADKESYNEYYEKCFHLIKKGGIIAIDNVFWNGKVLKPRKDDLAAQSIHRLNEKLLRDARVNISMLPVGDGVTLAFKL; encoded by the exons ATGCCGCTTGTCAGCGTGCCCAAGGAAGTGGCCGTGGGGACGGCGATGCTGGGGGTCGCCTTTGCCGCGGGTGTGCTTGCAG GTAAAAGATACCCTTCTTTCATTTTTGGGACCCCAAGTGGTAAGATGGGAAAAAATAGTCCTCTCCGGCGATACATACTGGATCACTCCTTGCGGGAACATCCAATTCTCAAGAAGCTGCGTCTG CTCACTGCTGATCATCCCCATGGCAGAATGATGGTGTCCTGTGAGGAGGCTCAGCTTATGGCAAATTTGGCCAAACTCATTAAAGCCAAGAAAGTTATTGAAATAG GTGTGTTCACAGGTTATAATGCCGTGAGTATGGCACTTCTCCTGCCAGATGATGGCCAAGTTATTGCCTGTGATATAAATGAGGACTATGCCAAAATTGGAAGGCCGCTGTGGAAGGAG GCAGGAGTAGAGCATAAAATTGACCTGCGGATTAAGCCAGCAATTCAAACACTTG ATGAACTGTTGGCCAATGGAGAAGCTGAAACCTTTGACTTCGCTTTCATTGATGCCGATAAAGAAAGCTACAATGAGTACTATGAAAAATGCTTTCACCTCATAAAGAAAGGGGGAATAATAGCCATTGATAAT GTCTTTTGGAATGGAAAGGTGCTAAAACCAAGGAAGGATGACTTGGCAGCGCAGAGTATCCACCGCCTCAATGAGAAGCTTCTCAGAGATGCACGTGTCAATATCAGCATGCTCCCAGTGGGAGATGGAGTCACATTAGCATTCAAGTTGTAA